A genome region from Triticum aestivum cultivar Chinese Spring chromosome 2B, IWGSC CS RefSeq v2.1, whole genome shotgun sequence includes the following:
- the LOC123044220 gene encoding uncharacterized protein produces MAAARQLHGLLRLPPPRPLRPVFVPPTPCRARPPLASLRAPQPPPPLPKKRLSSASEAKSETAAALVGEEEEENGATEDEARGAQEGAEGYVESVGAGDPAGPPAHHLAVRAGLGDPVFFLLTFVAVTTSVAFISMVAVAIPTMLAMRRAANSFALLADAALDELPSTMTAVRLSGMEISDFTLELSDLSQVIADGVNKSTNIVQAVEDGIPQHICRGNRIPQLRN; encoded by the exons ATGGCGGCAGCGCGCCAGCTCCacggcctcctccgcctgccgcctCCCCGCCCCCTCCGCCCCGTCTTCGTGCCACCAACTCCCTGCCGCGCGcgccctcccctcgcctccctgcgAGCTCCACAGCCACCACCTCCTCTCCCCAAGAAACGCCTCTCCAGCGCTTCCGAAGccaagagcgagacggcggcggcgttagtgggggaggaggaggaggagaatggAGCGACGGAGGATGAGGCGCGGGGGGCGCAAGAAGGGGCGGAGGGATACGTGGAGAGCGTTGGCGCCGGGGACCCGGCGGGCCCTCCGGCCCATCACCTTGCGGTCCGCGCTGGTCTTGGGGACCCGGTGTTCTTCCTCCTGACCTTCGTCGCCGTCACG ACATCCGTTGCCTTCATCAGCATGGTAGCGGTGGCGATTCCTACGATGCTC GCTATGAGGAGAGCTGCAAATTCATTTGCTCTGCTGGCTGATGCAGCTCTGGATGAGTTACCGAGCACGATGACAGCTGTAAGACTCTCTGGCATGGAAATCAGTGATTTCACCCTTGAACTTAGCGACTTGAG CCAAGTGATAGCGGACGGTGTGAACAAGTCAACCAATATTGTTCAAGCAGTAGAAGATGGAATTcctcaacatatatgtcgaggcaatagaatacctcaactcagaaattag